GGGCAAGGGGTTTTGCTTGCCGGAGAGATACTTGCAGAGTCTAGAATAAGGGGAGGTGGTTATGGGGTTCAAGCTTCTACTTATACAAGTCAAGTTCGTGGGGGTCCTACAAAAGTCGATATTCTTCTTGATTCTCAAGAGATTCTTTACCCTTATGCCAATGAAGGAGAGATTGATTTTATGCTCTCTACTGCGCAAGTAAGCTACAATCAATTTAAGGGGGGTGTTCGCACAAAAGGTATTGTAGTGGTTGAGCCAAATCTCGTATATCCCACAAAAGAAGATTATGATAAATTTTTAATTTATAAAATTCCTATCATTACTATTGCCAAAGAGGAAGTTGGGAATGTAGTAACCCAGTCCGTAGTCGCCCTTGCAGCAACAGTAACTTTTACAAAATGTGTTGATAGGGATTTAGTTTATAATACAATGATTAGCAAAGTTCCCTCAAAAGTTGTTGATCTTAATAAAAAGGCTTTTGAATTGGGCGAAAAATATGCACTGGAGGCACTTAAAATCGGAGCGATAAAATCTTAATAAGATTAAAAGTTGGCCAAAGAATTTTGTTTGATTGCTTTTATTTTTCCTGATTTTTATTTTATAAGAGTAAAAATATTATAAATTCTTCTTTTCTTTGTAGATTGAGATAAAATTTTATCCATCTACAAAGTATTTTTAGCCATAAGTTTGAAATAAATAAGTATTTAAAAGACTTTTGGAATATAAAAAATAATCTTAGATTTTTATATTCGTTGGCATTCTAACTCTTTTTAATAGGTTGTGGGGTTTATGTAGGACAGGAAGTTTTGGATATGCAAGGTAATTTTATTACGATACCAAGATTTTGAGGACACACTATAGAGTGTGGCCGGTAATATGAAGTAAATTTATTTTGATACAAGGCTTTGATCAAAGTTTAATGAGGATAAAATCCATTTTAGAATTATTTTATTTAAAATTTGTCCTATAAAATCAAAGCAAGATACATTTTTTAAGATAAATGGTTTGAATTTTGCAGTATTTTTGCCACAATATCAAGGTTTTAAATGAGATTTTAACGCATATCAATGGCTTTTTTGACTATCTTTTCAAAATCATTTTTCATTTGAGGGTTGAGTTTAGTAAGTCGCTTTTGGGTCTGCAGAATGAGTTTTGAATTTGCATTGACATGCACACATAACGTAAATAAAAAATTCTTTTTTTGTGATTTAGACAAATTCCAATTGCGATAATTATTGAAAAAATAATCAATAGCTTTTTGCAAATCCTTTGGGGTGCTATATTTAGAATCAAGCAATAACATGACAGTTTCATAATCAACAATAATTTCTTCAGCAAACTCTTGTTGCTTCTTCTTACCTAAAAGTTTAATAAGCGTAATAATAAACACTCCCATAACGACTACAAATGAAACGATAATAAAAAATGCGTTCGGATTCATATTTCCCTTCTCAATATTAAATATATCCATAAAGACTTTTTAGCTAGAATTGTAACCTTTTTATTTTTAAACTCTATTAAGGGAAGCAATAATGGATTTTTTAAAATTGGCAAATGAGTATAAAACTCCCTTGTATGTGTATGACTTAG
The DNA window shown above is from Helicobacter sp. 11S03491-1 and carries:
- a CDS encoding 2-oxoacid:acceptor oxidoreductase family protein, producing the protein MEAQLRFTGVGGQGVLLAGEILAESRIRGGGYGVQASTYTSQVRGGPTKVDILLDSQEILYPYANEGEIDFMLSTAQVSYNQFKGGVRTKGIVVVEPNLVYPTKEDYDKFLIYKIPIITIAKEEVGNVVTQSVVALAATVTFTKCVDRDLVYNTMISKVPSKVVDLNKKAFELGEKYALEALKIGAIKS